Proteins from one Dromiciops gliroides isolate mDroGli1 chromosome 6, mDroGli1.pri, whole genome shotgun sequence genomic window:
- the LOC122731760 gene encoding mas-related G-protein coupled receptor member X1-like — MAVSPTPGELEYVNNYTSESRANGSYVGREFFSGNWMEILSLVIALAGLVGNSTVLWLLGFRIPRNPFSVYILNLAGADALFLCCSFLISIDRFVDYLGYSFKYYVAVCTKYCFYVVGLSLLAAISTERCLSVLFPIWYKCHRPKHMSAAVCAVLWALPVLFWVAGAIVYVRIKHQYFLDFLFITEFMWFVLLTCVLCVSSLTLLLRVQCSFQRQHPPRLYLLVLLTVLMFLVCGLPLEIGFFIEYLSRISMHYWFAHLMAYVNSSVNPIIYFFLGRQRHRRRESLRVILQRALGEEQELGGGIRDNPHTNSPETSF, encoded by the coding sequence ATGGCTGTGTCCCCCACACCTGGGGAGCTGGAATATGTTAATAACTACACATCAGAGAGCAGAGCAAACGGGAGTTATGTTGGGAGAGAATTTTTCTCAGGTAACTGGATGGAGATCCTCTCTCTGGTCATTGCCCTGGCTGGACTGGTGGGGAACAGCACCGTCCTGTGGCTCCTGGGCTTCCGCATCCCCAGGAATCCCTTCTCCGTCTACATCCTCAACCTGGCCGGAGCAGATGCCCTTTTCCTTTGTTGCTCCTTTCTGATTTCCATAGATCGATTTGTTGATTACTTGGGTTATTCTTTCAAATACTACGTAGCAGTGTGCACCAAATACTGCTTCTACGTTGTCGGCCTGAGCCTCTTGGCTGCCATCAGCACCGAGCGCTGTCTCTCCGTGCTCTTCCCCATCTGGTATAAATGTCACCGCCCCAAGCACATGTCTGCGGCTGTGTGCGCTGTCCTCTGGGCTCTGCCTGTTCTGTTCTGGGTAGCTGGTGCTATCGTTTATGTTCGTATTAAACATCAGTATTTCCTGGACTTCTTATTCATCACTGAGTTCATGTGGTTCGTCCTCCTCACCTGTGTGCTCTGCGTGTCCAGCCTGACTCTGCTGCTGAGGGTCCAGTGCAGCTTCCAGCGCCAGCACCCTCCCAGGCTCTACCTCCTGGTGCTGCTCACTGTCCTCATGTTCCTGGTCTGTGGCCTGCCCTTGGAGATCGGGTTTTTCATAGAATACTTGAGCAGAATTTCCATGCATTATTGGTTTGCTCATCTCATGGCCTATGTGAACAGCAGTGTGAACCCCATCATTTACTTCTTCCTGGGCAGACAAAGGCATAGAAGGAGGGAGTCCCTCAGGGTGATCCTCCAGAGGGCCCTGGGGGAAGAACAGGAGTTGGGAGGTGGGATTAGAGACAATCCCCACACCAACAGCCCAGAGACCTCATTCTGA